In Oryza sativa Japonica Group chromosome 2, ASM3414082v1, the following are encoded in one genomic region:
- the LOC4329370 gene encoding phenolic glucoside malonyltransferase 1, with product MAPATQMAAPPPRARGGSFRVLRTARVAPSSPDGVPMLVERAVPLTFLDAIWLPTPPVDRVFFYRLGADDDGVDAVLSRLADSLSRALHVVYPLAGRLRLTPGKTNRYELFYQPGDAVAFTFAEHDDGVGVDELAADDPREVAKIAPLVPELPDGGAVLAVQATVLPPARRGLALGVTVHHAACDGSSSTHFLHTWAAACAGAAVLPKPPVIDRTFIREREDLYDYMVSRTEESDKFRSPDVADSKLLATFTLSGEILQSIKDRVAGVAARRGKSPPPRCTSVVATFAIVWQCHIRAALGDVEADNKHHGRAHFIFPTDHRARMEPRVPDKYLGNCVGPCFASAPKEEIAAADAEDGLYTTCAAIAAAVDEGTRYDPDYWKRCMEHVGGMSASDGPPLAVAGSPRFRVYDVDFGFGRPAKVDVVSVAKTGAISVAEGRRGGIEVGVGLPPERMERFRRCFADAVAWLSSPSRPVTRDMDRSAPGHSPA from the coding sequence ATGGCGCCCGCGACACAAATGGCAGCTCCACCACCACGCGCTCGCGGCGGCAGCTTCCGCGTCCTGCGCACCGCCCgcgtcgcgccgtcgtcgcccgaCGGTGTCCCCATGTTGGTCGAGCGCGCCGTCCCGCTTACCTTCCTGGACGCGATCTGGCTCCCGACCCCGCCCGTCGACCGGGTCTTCTTCTATCGcctcggcgccgacgacgacggcgtcgacgccgTCCTGTCCCGGCTGGCTGACTCGCTGTCCCGGGCGCTCCACGTCGTCTAcccgctcgccggccgcctccgcctcacgCCGGGCAAGACCAACCGGTACGAGCTCTTCTACCAGCCAGGCGACGCCGTCGCCTTCACCTTCGCCGagcacgacgacggcgtcggtgTCGACGAGCTGGCCGCGGACGACCCGAGGGAGGTCGCCAAGATCGCCCCGCTCGTGCCGGAGCTCCCGGATGGCGGCGCGGTGCTGGCCGTGCAGGCTACCGTGCTGccccccgcgcgccgcggcctcgCCCTCGGCGTCACCGTGCACCACGCCGCCTGCGACGGCTCGAGCTCCACGCACTTCCTCCACACCtgggccgccgcctgcgccggcgccgcggtgcTGCCGAAGCCGCCCGTCATCGACCGCACGTTCATCCGCGAACGTGAAGACCTCTATGACTACATGGTCAGTCGAACGGAGGAGTCTGACAAGTTCAGGTCGCCCGACGTCGCCGACAGCAAGCTCCTCGCCACTTTCACGCTGTCAGGAGAGATCCTTCAGAGCATCAAGGACAGAGtcgccggcgtggcggcgcggcgcggcaagtCGCCGCCTCCTCGGTGCACGTCCGTCGTTGCGACGTTCGCCATCGTATGGCAATGCCACATCCGAGCCGCACTAGGCGACGTCGAAGCAGATAATAAGCACCATGGCCGTGCCCACTTCATCTTCCCCACCGATCACCGGGCGCGGATGGAACCCCGCGTCCCCGACAAGTACCTCGGCAACTGCGTCGGGCCATGCTTCGCCTCGGCGCCCAAGGaggagatcgccgccgccgacgcggaggACGGCCTCTACACGACCTGCGccgcgatcgccgccgccgtggacgaAGGAACGAGATACGATCCGGACTACTGGAAGAGGTGCATGGAACACGTTGGAGGGATGAGCGCGAGCGACGGTCCGCCGTTAGCGGTGGCCGGGTCGCCGAGGTTCCGCGTGTACGACGTGGACTTCGGGTTCGGGAGGCCGGCGAAGGTGGACGTCGTGTCCGTGGCGAAGACCGGGGCGATCTCGGTGGCGgagggccgccgcggcggcattGAGGTGGGCGTCGGTTTGCCGCCGGAGCGGATGGAGAGGTTCCGGAGGTGCTTCGCTGATGCCGTCGCGTGGCTATCGTCGCCGTCTCGTCCAGTGACACGTGACATGGATCGATCAGCTCCGGGCCACTCCCcggcgtag